One Astatotilapia calliptera chromosome 1, fAstCal1.2, whole genome shotgun sequence DNA segment encodes these proteins:
- the gldn gene encoding gliomedin, producing the protein MLRSGVDPQKRGGEVVTMWIPTPSMTLPQRMVLYGTCVVALMNSIGLLVLLVQQNQQCARLEQTEARLMEVEQSSVVEFLQEVPRGAAGLRASVGEQPQYQYQYSRNKRSKEEEKELQQELQEIRQEEGKEISEQEASQEVGEETDKRTKHEKHKQRHSQHYHKAQVQDDMMMMMTYSMVPIKVLIDICNSTRGVCIAGPPGPPGLPGADGLPGHNGTDGIPGLNGLPGADGKRGRKGPPGEKGEPGERGERGELGPPGEKIQPSNDAIIEGPPGPPGPPGPMGPPGPPGPQGPPRTGHRRAHLQASHNQGLHAIPNDETSPVKETEKLHEKTAKRNDCLIKSLINPRNVTKMKTTFGTWMKDTAQLNDERIWVADHFSGRMLKEYKSISFFQKNSSDTIDVIKYYQGCGHIVHNGFFYYHAAGTPSIAKFDFSTKRLQTLTIENSLYNNLAYLLPNSKTYFKLAADENGLWLIFASNVDESIMVAQLDQKTFSVTSYVNTTYPRIKAGNAFIACGVLYVTDTKDTRVTFAFDLLKGKPVNVTFDLRSAGEVLAMLSYSPKDRHLYVWDHSYVRLYVVHFISDE; encoded by the exons ATGCTGAGGTCAGGGGTTGACCCCCAGAAGAGAGGAGGTGAAGTGGTGACAATGTGGATTCCCACACCCAGCATGACTCTCCCTCAGCGGATGGTGCTGTACGGGACGTGTGTCGTGGCACTGATGAACTCTATAGGCCTTCTGGTGCTCTTGGTCCAGCAGAATCAGCAGTGTGCCAGGCTGGAGCAGACAGAGGCACGGCTGATGGAGGTGGAGCAGAGCTCTGTGGTGGAGTTTCTTCAAGAGGTGCCCAGAGGAGCAGCAGGGCTGCGGGCGAGCGTGGGGGAACAGCCACAATATCAGTACCAATACTCCAGGAACAAGAGGagcaaagaagaggaaaaggagCTACAGCAGGAGCTGCAGGAGATTCGCCAGGAGGAGGGAAAGGAGATCAGTGAGCAGGAGGCCAGCCAGGAGGTCGGAGAGGAAACCGACAAGAGGACGAAGCACGAGAAGCACAAGCAGCGGCACAGCCAGCACTACCACAAGGCGCAGGTGCAGGAcgacatgatgatgatgatgacatacTCCATGGTCCCG ATCAAAGTGCTGATTGATATTTGCAACAGCACCAGGGGAGTCTGCATAGCTG GCCCTCCAGGTCCGCCGG GTTTGCCTGGTGCAGATGGCCTGCCTGGACACAATGGGACTGATGGCATCCCAGGACTGAATGGACTTCCTGGGGCTGatgggaaaagaggaagaaaag GGCCACCAGGTGAGAAAGGAGAACCAGGAGAAAGAGGGGAGCGAGGAGAGCTGGGCCCACCCGGAGAGAAGATCCAACCATCCAATGATGCCATTATTGAGG GTCCACCTGGGCCTCCAGGACCACCTGGGCCTATGGGTCCTCCTGGCCCGCCGGGGCCTCAGGGGCCTCCCAGAACAGGGCACCGCAGAGCTCACCTCCAAGCTTCTCATAATCAGG GGCTACATGCCATTCCAAATGATGAAACCTCACCTGtaaaggagacagaaaaactACACGAGAAGACTGCCAAAAGGAACG ACTGCCTGATTAAGTCTCTGATCAACCCCAGAAATGtgacaaagatgaaaaccacatTTGGCACATGGATGAAGGACACCGCTCAGCTGAACGATGAGCGAATATGGGTGGCGGATCACTTTTCTG GTCGCATGCTGAAGGAGTACAAAAGCATTTCCTTTTTCCAGAAGAACAGCAGCGACACCATAGACGTTATAAAGTACTATCAAGGCTGCGGCCACATCGTTCACAATGGCTTCTTTTATTATCATGCTGCTGGCACTCCCAGCATTGCCAA ATTTGACTTCAGCACCAAAAGACTTCAGACTCTCACTATTGAAAACTCTTTGTACAACAACCTCGCCTACCTGCTCCCCAACTCTAAGACCTACTTCAAGCTGGCAGCAGATGAGAACGGCCTGTGGCTGATCTTTGCATCCAATGTTGACGAGAGCATCATGGTGGCCCAGCTGGACCAGAAGACCTTCTCCGTCACATCCTACGTGAACACCACCTATCCTCGCATCAAAGCCGGCAACGCCTTCATCGCCTGTGGCGTCCTGTATGTCACCGACACCAAAGACACCAGAGTCACCTTTGCGTTTGACCTGCTGAAGGGAAAGCCGGTcaatgtgacctttgacctgaggTCTGCTGGTGAAGTGCTGGCAATGCTCTCCTACAGCCCAAAGGACAGACACCTGTATGTTTGGGACCACAGCTACGTCAGGCTGTATGTGGTCCACTTCATCTCTGATGAGTGA